One Brassica napus cultivar Da-Ae chromosome A1, Da-Ae, whole genome shotgun sequence genomic region harbors:
- the LOC106376758 gene encoding zinc finger protein AZF1-like isoform X2, with translation MALDTLNSPNSTTTAPSPFLTEPENLEPWTKRKRTKRHRIDDKSNPPSEEEYLALCLLMLARGSSDDDHHSSPPPPPSDHHHRDYKCSVCGKSFPSYQALGGHKTSHRKPSFPSGQALGGHKRCHYDGGNSNSNINGNGSNSHGFDLNLPADQVFEVSCDETLGKSQLSGEETKSPL, from the exons ATGGCTCTCGACACTCTCAATTCTCCGAACTCCACCACCACCGCTCCCTCTCCATTCCTAACCGAGCCGGAGAATCTTGAGCCGTGGACCAAAAGAAAACGCACAAAACGACACCGTATAGATGATAAATCCAATCCTCCTTCCGAAGAAGAGTATCTTGCTCTCTGCCTCCTCATGCTTGCTCGTGGCTCCTCCGATGATGATCATcactcttctcctcctcctccaccgtcTGATCACCACCATCGAGACTACAAGTGCTCAGTCTGTGGCAAATCTTTCCCGTCTTACCAAGCGTTAGGTGGACACAAAACCAGTCACCGGAAACCg TCGTTTCCATCTGGTCAAGCGTTGGGCGGTCACAAACGGTGTCATTACGACGGTGGTAACAGTAATAGCAACATTAACGGGAACGGTAGTAACAGCCACGGGTTTGACCTGAACTTACCGGCCGATCAAGTATTTGAAGTTTCTTGCGATGAGACACTGGGGAAAAGTCAACTCTCCGGTGAAGAAACAAAGTCGCCGTtgtga
- the LOC106448048 gene encoding aspartic proteinase 36: protein MALASIGATLSLLIIYLSLPIYAHAAGENTLLQLQSPPMVFPLFLSPTSSSRSVSVHHRKLHKSLPHSRMRLYDDLLLNGYYTTRLWIGTPPQMFALIVDSGSTVTYVPCSDCEQCGKHQDPKFQPEMSSTYQPVKCNMDCNCDDDKEQCVYEREYAEHSSSKGVLGEDLISFGNESQLTPQRAVFGCETVETGDLYSQRADGIIGLGQGDLSLVDQLVDKGLISNSFALCYGGMDLGGGSMVLGGFAYPSDMIFTDSDPDRSPYYNIDLTGIRVAGKQLSLSSGVFDGEHGAVLDSGTTYAYLPDAAFAAFEEAVMREVSPLKQIDGPDPNFKDTCFHVAPSNDASGLSKIFPSVEMVFKSGQSWLLSPENYLFRHSKVHGAYCLGVFPNGKDHTTLLGGIVVRNTLVVYDRENSKVGFWRTNCSELSDRLPIDGALPPPPPAKLPLNDSNPSLNTSSNLPREKTQIGQINLDIQLTVNSSYLKPRLEELSKVFSKELDIKPTQVYLSNLTSNGNDSLIRVVVVPTESSSLFSNVTATSIVSRFSNHQIKLPDIFGDYQLLTYKLEPPRKGTRWQMKNTIVVIAIVMVSVVVSLLAYGVWLMWKRKQTSNLYKPVDEAIVAEQELQPL, encoded by the exons ATGGCGCTGGCGTCAATCGGCGCGACACTCTCCCTCCTAATAATCTATCTATCTCTTCCAATCTATGCACACGCGGCCGGTGAAAACACCCTCCTCCAACTCCAATCTCCTCCCATGGTCttccctctctttctctctcccaCCTCTTCTTCCAGATCCGTCTCTGTTCACCATCGAAAGCTCCACAAATCACTCCCTCACTCTCGCATGCGACTCTACGACGACCTTCTCCTCAACGG GTATTACACGACGCGGCTATGGATCGGTACGCCTCCGCAGATGTTTGCTTTGATTGTTGATTCCGGGAGCACTGTTACCTACGTCCCTTGCTCCGACTGCGAACAGTGTGGCAAACACCAG GATCCAAAGTTTCAGCCGGAGATGTCCTCCACCTACCAACCTGTGAAATGCAACATGGACTGTAACTGTGACGACGACAAAGAGCAATGTGTGTACGAGCGTGAGTACGCTGAGCACAGCAGTAGCAAAGGTGTGCTCGGTGAAGACCTTATCTCGTTTGGTAATGAAAGCCAGCTTACACCTCAGCGAGCTGTGTTCGGTTGTGAGACTGTGGAGACTGGTGATCTCTACAGTCAACGCGCTGATGGCATTATCGGGTTAGGACAAGGGGATCTCAGTCTTGTGGATCAGTTGGTGGATAAAGGCTTGATAAGCAACTCTTTTGCCTTGTGTTATGGAGGCATGGATCTCGGTGGAGGTTCCATGGTTCTTGGAGGCTTTGCTTACCCGTCTGATATGATATTCACGGACTCGGACCCTGATCGTAG TCCATATTACAATATAGATTTGACGGGGATACGTGTCGCTGGGAAGCAGTTGTCGCTTAGCTCTGGAGTCTTTGATGGTGAACATGGAGCGGTTTTGGACAGTGGGACAACCTATGCTTATCTCCCTGACGCAGCCTTTGCAGCATTTGAGGAAGCT GTGATGCGGGAAGTTTCTCCATTGAAGCAGATTGATGGCCCTGATCCAAATTTTAAAGATACTTGTTTCCATGTCGCTCCAAG TAACGATGCCTCTGGACTTTCGAAGATATTCCCATCAGTCGAGATGGTATTTAAGAGTGGACAGTCGTGGCTTTTGTCTCCTGAAAACTACTTGTTCCGT CATTCGAAGGTGCATGGCGCGTACTGTCTCGGTGTGTTCCCAAACGGGAAAGATCATACGACTCTTTTAGGAG GAATTGTAGTTCGCAACACGCTTGTTGTGTATGATCGTGAGAATTCTAAGGTTGGATTCTGGAGAACTAATTGTTCAGAGTTATCGGATAGGCTTCCTATCGATGGTGcactaccaccaccaccacctgcAAAATTGCCTTTGAATGATTCAAATCCATCTCTCAATACTTCAAGCAATCTCCCAA GGGAGAAGACACAAATTGGTCAAATAAACCTTGATATACAACTAACAGTCAATTCATCATATCTGAAACCTCGCCTTGAAGAGCTCTCCAAGGTATTCTCCAAGGAGCTCGATATCAAACCTACACAG GTCTATTTATCAAATCTCACCTCCAATGGAAACGACTCTCTAATCAGAGTAGTTGTTGTTCCTACCGAATCTTCTAGTTTATTCTCCAATGTCACAGCAACG AGCATAGTTTCTCGGTTTAGCAATCATCAGATCAAGCTTCCTGATATCTTCGGAGACTACCAGCTCCTTACTTACAAACTCGAGCCTCCAAGAAAAGG GACAAGGTGGCAGATGAAAAACACCATTGTCGTGATCGCAATTGTGATGGTCTCTGTAGTTGTTAGTTTATTAGCTTATGGAGTTTGGCTGATGTGGAAACGCAAGCAAACATCAAATCTATATAAACCTGTCGATGAAGCCATAGTCGCTGAACAAGAACTGCAACCTTTATAA
- the LOC106376758 gene encoding zinc finger protein AZF1-like isoform X1 has protein sequence MALDTLNSPNSTTTAPSPFLTEPENLEPWTKRKRTKRHRIDDKSNPPSEEEYLALCLLMLARGSSDDDHHSSPPPPPSDHHHRDYKCSVCGKSFPSYQALGGHKTSHRKPVSNNNNNHDDNNNSGNGSITNNGNISNGLIGQSGKTHKCSICFKSFPSGQALGGHKRCHYDGGNSNSNINGNGSNSHGFDLNLPADQVFEVSCDETLGKSQLSGEETKSPL, from the coding sequence ATGGCTCTCGACACTCTCAATTCTCCGAACTCCACCACCACCGCTCCCTCTCCATTCCTAACCGAGCCGGAGAATCTTGAGCCGTGGACCAAAAGAAAACGCACAAAACGACACCGTATAGATGATAAATCCAATCCTCCTTCCGAAGAAGAGTATCTTGCTCTCTGCCTCCTCATGCTTGCTCGTGGCTCCTCCGATGATGATCATcactcttctcctcctcctccaccgtcTGATCACCACCATCGAGACTACAAGTGCTCAGTCTGTGGCAAATCTTTCCCGTCTTACCAAGCGTTAGGTGGACACAAAACCAGTCACCGGAAACCggttagtaataataataataaccacGACGATAATAATAACAGTGGTAACGGTTCCATTACTAATAACGGAAATAttagtaacggtttgattgGTCAAAGTGGAAAGACTCATAAGTGCTCCATCTGTTTTAAGTCGTTTCCATCTGGTCAAGCGTTGGGCGGTCACAAACGGTGTCATTACGACGGTGGTAACAGTAATAGCAACATTAACGGGAACGGTAGTAACAGCCACGGGTTTGACCTGAACTTACCGGCCGATCAAGTATTTGAAGTTTCTTGCGATGAGACACTGGGGAAAAGTCAACTCTCCGGTGAAGAAACAAAGTCGCCGTtgtga
- the LOC106376747 gene encoding uncharacterized protein LOC106376747: protein MLKFDEPQCTNPSCFFCSMKEPNPFRRRSKLAAIFKEIPRTESKDHVLVLSGLWNIAMSEPDDPEFPSLGLFECMSELIQKAIKNTAWLLKDQNIFIPYYAAHIIGSYAMNKEDLASLAVESKVSVVPALLELLRERISWVEQRAAARALGHLASHEKSFGAVSVFEEEIVKLSKEIARTCLKNVYKSFLGVEDSLRLKYQSDLLTRGLGGLETENQKAEEWGIQLQCWSLDLLNCFASRGRSLDRICEVGFLKKVSVMWGGLVNRKSPGGIGLIKTLCKTEFGRSRVSEVREVIERLCDLSRSSDDWKEMALDTLLLLLKDSNVRYRVIDVLGHCLVDLAEDVVAGDRVAQVVLQDYHKIKYSGLKMSSEEAQRSIESLWEVKVERKKKEKLMSEAELEERRKMVKSLKKQGKKKFLMGFVEEAMEIYTVGIDLCPLDMIRDRVVLYSNRAQCCLLLKKAESAISDATRALCLSGVDDPHGKSLWRRSQAYDLKGSARESLMDCLAFVDQRIQHSSTERVPYYAAQMIRKQMKDTWAFSGFDSKTGESDGWKRKEGK from the coding sequence ATGCTCAAATTCGACGAACCACAATGCACAAACCCATCTTGTTTCTTCTGCAGCATGAAAGAGCCAAACCCTTTCCGTAGAAGATCAAAACTCGCCGCTATTTTCAAAGAGATTCCTCGTACGGAGTCAAAAGACCATGTCTTGGTCCTGAGCGGTCTGTGGAACATAGCCATGTCCGAGCCTGACGATCCTGAGTTCCCATCTCTCGGTTTGTTCGAGTGTATGTCGGAACTCATACAGAAAGCAATCAAGAACACAGCTTGGCTTCTCAAAGACCAAAACATTTTCATTCCTTACTACGCAGCTCACATCATCGGATCATACGCTATGAACAAGGAAGATTTGGCTTCATTAGCGGTTGAGTCAAAGGTCTCTGTGGTTCCTGCTTTGTTGGAGCTTTTGAGAGAGAGAATCAGTTGGGTTGAGCAGAGAGCCGCGGCTCGAGCACTTGGTCATTTAGCTAGCCATGAGAAGAGCTTTGGAGCCGTTTCTGTGTTCGAAGAAGAGATTGTGAAGCTTTCGAAGGAGATAGCTaggacttgtttgaagaatgtTTACAAAAGCTTTCTTGGGGTTGAAGATAGCTTGAGGCTCAAGTATCAGAGCGATTTGTTGACTAGAGGGCTTGGTGGGTTAGAAACAGAGAATCAAAAGGCAGAGGAATGGGGGATTCAGCTACAATGCTGGTCTTTAGATCTATTGAATTGCTTCGCCTCGCGAGGTAGGTCTCTTGATAGAATCTGCGAGGTAGGTTTCTTGAAGAAAGTGAGTGTAATGTGGGGCGGTTTAGTAAACCGGAAGTCACCAGGAGGCATTGGATTGATAAAGACTCTGTGCAAAACAGAGTTTGGAAGAAGCAGAGTAAGTGAGGTTAGAGAAGTGATTGAGAGACTTTGCGATCTTTCGAGATCCTCTGATGATTGGAAAGAGATGGCTTTAGATACCCTTTTGCTGCTTCTTAAAGACTCCAACGTTAGGTATCGAGTTATCGATGTTTTAGGGCATTGTTTAGTGGATTTAGCAGAAGATGTAGTTGCTGGAGACAGAGTAGCTCAAGTAGTTTTACAAGACTATCACAAGATTAAGTATAGCGGCTTGAAGATGAGTAGCGAGGAAGCTCAGAGAAGTATAGAGAGTCTTTGGGAGGTTAaagtagagaggaagaagaaggagaagcttATGAGTGAAGCAGAGCttgaagagagaagaaagatgGTGAAGTCGTTGAAGAAacaggggaagaagaagtttttAATGGGTTTTGTTGAAGAGGCGATGGAGATTTATACAGTAGGGATCGATTTGTGTCCGTTGGATATGATAAGAGATAGGGTTGTGTTGTATAGCAACAGAGCTCAGTGTTGCTTGTTGCTGAAGAAAGCTGAGTCCGCCATTAGTGATGCTACGAGAGCTTTGTGTTTATCTGGTGTGGATGATCCTCATGGTAAGAGTTTGTGGAGGAGATCTCAAGCGTACGATTTGAAAGGGTCGGCGAGAGAGAGCTTGATGGATTGTTTGGCGTTCGTAGATCAACGGATCCAGCACTCGAGTACGGAGAGAGTACCGTACTACGCGGCACAGATGATTAGAAAGCAGATGAAAGACACGTGGGCTTTCTCAGGGTTTGACTCAAAGACCGGAGAATCGGACGGTTGGAAGAGGAAGGAAGGAAAATAG
- the LOC106448052 gene encoding uncharacterized protein LOC106448052 has product MGTSDGSENQQQEDVKVDVLECGNLTDESQEGEDGLCQSSSSSFGDSLCARDDDDGDDDNDFEAESMLNKDYPLPETFGDGTELLGLKKKKVTDEWRKFCQPLMWRCKWLELKAKEIECQARGYDRQVTSYYQSKQFDLDKSKLEGFDGKSKSFGDQTQRMSVYKRGRRRRVEETTDVAAYISNHNVFSYSDKRKPTTLKAQCPVPGRKATGKEEEVEEDDCFVSGSDCSDDILGMILCQIDEAQDKAKRLKKRVDQLLCCESQDGHTSLMPQPSRRDFNVQNVKQLALVEEEPSLPHIQREGTVQIGRQRISADHTEDLLIPQAPPPFESDGQFLYNISPLPYERLGFPTIDDLLMDGSEMNDYEGERDLDNCFMKLMNEFGKYTMSDDDEEEEDPTPATKRHKTSH; this is encoded by the exons ATGGGTACCTCAGATGGTTCTGAAAATCAACAACAAGAAGACGTTAAAGTTGATGTCTTGGAGTGTGGGAATCTGACTGATGAGTCTCAAGAGGGAGAAGATGGGTTGTGCCAATCCTCTTCGAGCTCTTTTGGTGATTCATTGTGTGCTCGTGACGACGATGAcggtgatgatgataatgattttGAAGCCGAGTCTATGTTAAACAAAGATTATCCATTACCTGAGACATTTGGTGATGGGACTGAGTTGTTgggtttgaagaagaagaaggtgacgGATGAGTGGAGGAAGTTTTGTCAGCCGTTGATGTGGAGGTGTAAGTGGTTAGAGCTCAAGGCTAAGGAGATTGAGTGTCAAGCAAGAGGGTATGACAGACAAGTTACAAGTTACTACCAGAGTAAACAGTTTGATTTGGACAAGTCGAAATTGGAAGGCTTTGATGGGAAGTCGAAATCTTTTGGTGATCAAACTCAGAGGATGAGTGTTTAcaagagaggaagaaggagacgaGTTGAAGAGACTACAGATGTTGCTGCTTATATCTCCAACCATAACGTTTTCTCTTATTCAGATAAGCGGAAGCCAACAACTCTCAAAGCTCAGTGTCCTGTTCCTG GCCGTAAAGCTACAGGGAAGGAAGAAGAGGTTGAAGAAgatgattgttttgtttctggGTCAGATTGTTCTGATGATATACTAGGAATGATTCTGTGTCAGATTGATGAGGCTCAGGATAAAGCAAAAAGATTGAAGAAGCGTGTTGATCAGCTCTTGTGTTGTGAGTCTCAGGATGGTCATACATCATTGATGCCTCAACCATCTCGGAGAGACTTTAATGTACAGAATGTCAAGCAACTTGCTCTTGTGGAAGAAGAACCGTCGCTGCCTCATATTCAGAGAGAAGGGACTGTGCAAATTGGAAGGCAACGAATCTCTGCTGATCATACTGAAGATCTGTTGATACCTCAAGCTCCTCCTCCTTTTGAAAGCGATGGGCAGTTTCTGTATAACATCTCTCCACTTCCATATGAGAGATTAGGCTTTCCCACAATCGATGAT CTGCTGATGGATGGATCAGAGATGAATGATTATGAAGGAGAACGGGACCTTGATAATTGTTTCATGAAGCTAATGAATGAGTTTGGAAAATACACTATgtcagatgatgatgaagaagaagaagatcctaCACCGGCCACTAAGAGGCATAAAACCTCTCACtga
- the LOC106448060 gene encoding casein kinase II subunit alpha-2: MIYAPNHLLLLSLAHIHIFWTVPDSLDEISPSTVRRAMSKARVYTDVNVIRPKEYWDYESLNVQWGEQDDYEVVRKVGRGKYSEVFEGININSNEKCVIKILKPVKKKKIRREIKILQNLCGGPNIVKLFDVVRDQHSKTPSLIFEYVNSTDFKVLYPTLTDYDIRYYIYELLKALDYCHSQGIMHRDVKPHNVMIDHELRKLRLIDWGLAEFYHPGKEYNVRVASRYFKGPELLVDLQDYDYSLDMWSLGCMFAGMIFRKEPFFYGHDNQDQLVKIAKVLGTDELNAYLNKYQLELDAQLEALVGRHSRKPWSKFINADNRHLVSPEAIDYLDKLLRYDHQDRLTAKEAMAHPYFAQVRAAESSRTRTQ, encoded by the exons ATGATATATGCGCCAAATCATCTTCTCCTACTTTCCCTTGCCCACATACATATCTTTTGGACGGTTCCTGATTCTCTCGACGAGATCTCTCCTTCCACGGTTCGGAGAGCGATGTCGAAAGCTCGTGTATACACGGACGTTAACGTGATCCGGCCGAAGGAGTATTGGGATTACGAGTCTCTCAACGTTCAGTGGGG GGAGCAAGATGATTACGAGGTTGTCAGGAAGGTGGGGAGAGGCAAATACAGTGAGGTGTTTGAGGggattaacatcaacagtaacGAGAAGTGCGTTATCAAGATTCTCAAGCctgtcaagaagaagaag ATTAGAAGAGAGATTAAGATACTTCAGAATCTCTGTGGAGGGCCAAATATTGTGAAGCTGTTTGATGTTGTCAGAGATCAACACTCAAAAACACCAAGCTTGATATTTGAGTATGTTAACAGCACTGACTTTAAGGTTCTGTATCCGACTTTGACTGATTATGACATCCGTTACTACATCTATGAGCTCTTGAAG GCATTGGACTACTGCCACTCCCAAGGTATAATGCACAGAGATGTCAAGCCACACAATGTCATGATTGACCATGAGCTGCGCAAACTTCGCCTGATTGATTGGGGTCTAGCTGAGTTTTACCATCCTGGAAAAGAGTATAACGTCCGTGTGGCCTCAAG GTACTTCAAGGGACCGGAACTTCTAGTGGATTTACAGGACTATGACTATTCCTTGGAcatgtggagcctcggttgcaTGTTTGCTGGGATG ATATTCCGCAAGGAACCTTTCTTTTATGGCCATGACAACCAAGATCAGCTCGTCAAAATCGCCAAG GTCCTTGGAACCGATGAATTGAATGCATATTTGAACAAGTATCAGTTAGAACTTGATGCCCAACTAGAGGCACTTGTTGGGAG GCATAGCAGGAAGCCTTGGTCCAAATTCATCAATGCCGACAACCGCCATTTGGTCTCACCTGAG GCGATTGATTACCTCGACAAGCTACTGCGGTATGATCATCAAGACAGGTTAACTGCAAAAGAAGCAATG GCTCACCCTTATTTCGCGCAAGTCAGGGCAGCAGAAAGCAGCAGAACGAGAACTCAGTAG